The window CTTCTAAAAATTCATCAAGCCTCATAAATTGCATCAAATAGTTTAAATGTAAAAATTTCATCTCATTAACATCTTCATATAAACCTAAATTAACCAAGCGATTAATCACAACATCATAATGTAAAAGAATATAACCATGATCATTTGTAAAAAAACTTAATATTAGCTTTTCCTTATCAATTAATAAATTTAACTCTTTATGACTTACTTTTTCATTCATTAAAGTTAAAACATTGAAGGCATCCTTTAATCGACCTTCTTCCTTTAATAGAATAGATGTTCCATATAAATAAAGAGCTAATTCATCTTGGTCATAATTTTTAATATAGTGTGTTACTTCTTCAAATAATTGATTTGCTTCAGATAACTGATTTAAAAGGATATATCCTAAATAATTATTGAGAATTGATTGATAGTCTAGATGATTATTAAATTCGAAAAACTTCACTTTATCTTTTTCTAAGAATAAATGAATGACTTCATTAAAGTTAATATTATTTTTTTGACTTGAAAAATCAATTTTATATTTTTCTTTAAATAAATCTAAATATCTACTATTCGGTATAATCATATTATTTTCCACTTTTGATAAATAACTTACACTACAAATCCCTTCAGCACCCTCTTCTAAGGTCAAATGATGTTGTTTTCTTAAGTTTTTTAATATAGAACCTATTTCATTTCTATATAATGGTTCATGTTTTCTCATATTGATTTGATGTTTGATGCTTTTTAAATAAATATACATAAGATATCTCCTTTTTACACATTTATTATACGAATGTTGTAGGTTTCAAATCTTTAATTTTTTACTTAAAAATATGGTTATAAAAATAAAAAATGTAGAATTTCTCCTACATTTTTCCTAATATGTCGTTTTGATAGAAAGGACACATGTCTTTCATCTTACATTCACTACAATTTGGTTTTTGTGCCTTACAATGATATCTTCCAAAAAAGATAAGTTGATGATGAAGTTTCAACCATCGCTCTCTTGGAAAAATCTCATTTAATTTCATTTCAACTTGATAGACATCATCAGTTGGTAATGCTAGTCCTAAACGTTTAGAAATACGATTAATATGTGTATCAACAGCTAAAGCCGGGATATTAAAGGCGTTTGATAAAACCACATTAGTCGTTTTTCTACCAACACCAGGTAAAGCTTCCAATGCTTCACGATTATTTGGTACG of the Acholeplasma hippikon genome contains:
- the nth gene encoding endonuclease III, translated to MIPMDINFFQDYLEELFPDAKAELDFTNHFELLIAVVLSAQTTDIAVNKVTPALFKNYPTPFDLAKAEVTDVENLIKTIGLYKNKAKNIIELSKILVTKHQGIVPNNREALEALPGVGRKTTNVVLSNAFNIPALAVDTHINRISKRLGLALPTDDVYQVEMKLNEIFPRERWLKLHHQLIFFGRYHCKAQKPNCSECKMKDMCPFYQNDILGKM
- a CDS encoding helix-turn-helix domain-containing protein, whose product is MYIYLKSIKHQINMRKHEPLYRNEIGSILKNLRKQHHLTLEEGAEGICSVSYLSKVENNMIIPNSRYLDLFKEKYKIDFSSQKNNINFNEVIHLFLEKDKVKFFEFNNHLDYQSILNNYLGYILLNQLSEANQLFEEVTHYIKNYDQDELALYLYGTSILLKEEGRLKDAFNVLTLMNEKVSHKELNLLIDKEKLILSFFTNDHGYILLHYDVVINRLVNLGLYEDVNEMKFLHLNYLMQFMRLDEFLEELAEASYLKHYEKTYLKAKINYLNQRYEDSYKLIIGKERLNQAFYLLSLQIMNKLKYKENIFELINHPYEKLNKNEELAIKYLKYKFLNQKEEQLSFIREQILKQNDFPDTQDLLNFWYEEGMENLRKNNYYKEASSLSDLIFKKYKNLRIYID